In one window of Poriferisphaera corsica DNA:
- a CDS encoding TIGR00153 family protein, whose amino-acid sequence MRTIAKLFGRSPFIPIQTHMDKIKQCVDLINPLTDAFLIHDMAKVEQVAEEISRLEHAADETKHDIQNALRKGMFLAVDRSKLLDIIAIQDGLAGKTENFATLLTIKALNCPDSIKDTFKSFLAKNLEAVAGVVEIVKRLDELLESSFGGAEAQQVAQMVHKVAVLEHEADVIQRSLLKSIFAHEKDFSHGEFYLWLRIFKQAGELANLSETLANKIRSTLELK is encoded by the coding sequence ATGCGTACGATTGCAAAGCTCTTTGGTCGATCACCATTTATCCCGATCCAAACGCACATGGATAAGATCAAGCAGTGCGTCGATCTTATCAATCCTCTCACGGATGCATTCCTCATACACGACATGGCAAAAGTCGAGCAAGTCGCAGAGGAAATCTCTCGTCTTGAGCACGCTGCAGACGAAACAAAGCACGACATTCAGAATGCGCTACGCAAGGGTATGTTCCTTGCTGTCGATCGTAGTAAGCTGCTGGACATCATCGCGATTCAAGATGGTCTCGCCGGCAAAACTGAAAACTTTGCGACCCTCCTCACAATCAAAGCGCTCAACTGCCCCGACAGCATCAAAGATACTTTCAAATCTTTCCTTGCCAAGAACCTTGAAGCAGTCGCCGGCGTCGTCGAAATCGTTAAACGTCTCGACGAGCTTCTCGAATCATCCTTCGGCGGTGCTGAAGCCCAGCAAGTCGCACAAATGGTTCATAAAGTCGCTGTCCTCGAACATGAAGCCGACGTTATCCAACGTTCACTCCTAAAAAGCATCTTCGCCCACGAAAAGGACTTCTCACACGGCGAATTCTATCTCTGGTTGCGTATCTTCAAACAAGCTGGCGAACTCGCCAACCTCAGCGAAACCCTCGCCAACAAGATCCGCAGCACGCTCGAACTCAAATAA